In the genome of Herpetosiphon gulosus, the window AACAGGCCGACATTTTGAGGCCTTCGAGTGGACGTTCTTTGGCGAACCGCTCGCGCAATTGGCGCAACACTGGCATTTCTTGCTCGGCCCAGGCGATGCGGCGCATGCCTTCGTCGGCCAGCTTAATATCCTTAATATCGAAATCCTTAGCCACGAAAAACTCCTTAATAAAAGTATGAAGGCAGAGGGATGAAGGATGAACCGCACCCCTGAATACCTGAATCGTAAGCTACCGAAGCAGCATTACTGACATGACCATGGTTGAACTTAGCCAAATAATTCAGCTAAGAGTGGTTCGGCTCCAAAGTTTTCTTCATAGCGTGCCATGAATTCAGCTTTGGTGTGGCGATGTTCTTGCGTGCCGTGATGCTCGATGGCATAGCAAGCCGTCAAGCTGGCGATCCGACCGGTAACTGGCATGGGCAAGCCTGCCAAGTAACCTCGCACAAATCCGGCGCGGAATGCATCGCCTGCTCCAGTCGGGTCGGCCACAATTGTGGGCTTGGCCGCTGGAATCTCATAAACTTGGCCATTTTGGTAGATTGTAGCACCTTCGCCGCCTTTGGTAACAACCGTTAGGCCAACGACTTGATGCAATTCTTCCTCGGTGCAGCCAATTTTTTCTGCCATCATGGCAAATTCATAATCGTTGCCGATCAAGGCTGCGGCGCTGCGACAGCCTGCCAGCAATTCTGGGCCGTTCATGCGGGGTGCTTGCATGCTTGGGTCATACAAGTAGGGAATATTGTTGGTTTGGCATTCGATCACCAGTTGCGCCATGGCAGCCGGGTCGTTTGGAGCGATAATCACGAAATCGGGGCGATGCCCGTCGAGTGGCAAGCGTTGGCGATGCGCTTGAGCCATCGCACCAGGGTAGAAGGCGGTAATTTGGTTATCGGAAAGGTCGGTGTTGATAAAGCACGAAGCCGTAAAATCACCTTCGATCACTTTGATCAAGCCAGTATCGACCCCAGCGTTTTCGAGCCAAGTGCGATATTCGCTGAAATCTTCGCCAACTGTGCCCATAACCGTGGGGCGTTCGCCAAGCAAAGCCAAGTTATAGGCAATATTTGGCCCAGTGCCGCCACGCATGCGCTTCATTGATTCTACCAAGAAGCTCACGCTCAACACGTGAACTTTATCGGCCAAAATATGATCTTTGAATTGCCCAGGAAACACCATGATGTAATCGTAGGCAATTGATCCAGCTACAACAATCCGCACGAACAAACTCCTATATGAGAACGATACCGCTGCTATGCTACGTGGATAGCAGCGCTCACTGCAATTTATAGTGCGTCCGAATGACGCGGCTAACCTCGGCCAACAGGCCAAGTGCGTGATCGGCATGGTTTGGCTCGTGTTGAGCGAGACCATGTGCGATAGTTAATAACGAGCCATCAAGCATGCGACTGTTGAGTATATCGTGATCGAGTGCTTCACGTAATAATTCAGTCCATTCGTTGATGACATCACTGACCTGAATTTCAGCCAGTTGCGCGGGATCACTGGGCAAACATTCCCAAATAATCGCCCCGCCATTTTCTAAATAATCATTGATGCACTTGCCACAAGCCAGCAAATCTTGGCGTTGTTGTTTGCTACACACCAATACCCGCATGCCGCTATTGATCAACAAGGGCCAATCGACGGCGATACCAGTTGGTGCAATCCCACAAGCAATCGGGCTATGTTGAATTGCTTCAGCCAACAAACCATAGGCTTCAGCTTGGCTAATTGGGCTAAATGGATGCGCTTGGGCATTCCAAAATGGCTCAATCAAACAGACCCAACCTTGGATATCGTGGATGCGCAATTCGCGTGCTAGCCAACCAATCCGTAAGTGTAAATGCTGTGTCAAGACCTCGCGCAAGCGTTGATCGGCCAATAATGGTCGTTCTTGGTCATCGACAAGCGTCAAACCTAAGCTCAACGGCCCATATAAACCAAAACCCAAGGCTTGTGGTAGCAACTGACGATCATTAAGCCATGGCGTATGATCAAGCAATTGTTCAACGCTGTCAACTGCCACATGACCAACCGTATTTTCGAGATAGGCCAATTGATGGGCTTCAAGCTGGCGTTCGAGCTGAGCTAGATCGAAGTGTGGGTCGCTGTTCAAACCAGGAAAACCATGGGTGCTCAAACGCCATAAGGGCTGAGCAACAAAGGTTGGGGCAACCGGATAGCCCTGAGTCCAACGCATTTGGGCTGCCCAGGCACTTGCCTGATTGGTGTAGGGCAGATCAAATGGGGCAATCGCTTGACAGCGAAACTCACTGGCTAGCGTTGGCGGCATTGGCAGCCTCAACCATGGTTTGCAAATGTTCAGCAAAGGGCGGGTAGGCAATGCCTTGTTCGGTAATAATTGCCGTTACCAAGTGGGCTGGAGTCACATCAAAAGCCGGATGCGCCACCTTAATGCCTGCTGCCGCAATTGCCTGTTGCCCAATATGGGTAACTTCTTGGCTTGAACGTTGCTCGATTGGAATTGCCGCACCATTGGCAGTCTGCAAATCAATGGTCGATGTTGGTGCCGCAACATACAATGGAATATTGTGCGCTTTGGCCAACACCGCCAACCCATAGGTGCCAATTTTGTTGGCAACATCGCCGTTAGCCGCAATCCGATCCGAGCCAACAATAATACAATCAACCTGGCCTTGCTGCATAAAATAAGCGGCCATGTTATCGGTAATTAAAGTTAAATCGATGCCTGCCTGTTGCAATTCCCACGCGGTAAGGCGTGCGCCCTGCAAGAATGGTCGGGTTTCATCGACCCAAACATGAATTGGCTGACCATCCTCATGAACTGCGCGAATTGGTGCGAGGGCTGTGCCATAGGCTGCCGTAGCTAAACCACCAGCATTGCAGTGGGTCAGCACATTGCGTGATTGAGCCAACAGCACTTTGCCATGTTGGCCAATTGCGCGACACATTGCCTCGTCTTGGTCGCGAATTGCCTCGGCCTCAGCCAACAACCGCTGGCGTAATTGATCAACCTCAAGTGTTTGATTTGCCTGCGCTACGTCGAGCATGCGCTGTGTGGCCCAAGCTAAATTGATCGCCGTAGGCCGCGCTTCATCAAGCAGCGCTTTGGCTTTGGCTAGTTTTTCGAGCAATTTACTGCTGGTTTGGGCCGTGCTGCGTTGGGCTGCCAAGGCCATGCCATAGGCTGCCGTGATGCCAATTGCTGGAGCGCCTCGCACTTGCATTGAGCGAATTGCTTCAATCACGCTATTTAAATCCTCACAACGCACAATATCCAGCGTGGCTGGCAAGCGACGTTGGTCGATCAAACAGGGAACTTTATCCCACCAAACAGTTTTGAGTACTTCAGCCATTGGTTGCATTACACAAAAAAACCTCTCAGAGAGAGGCCCGCATGCTCAAACTCATCTATCAGGCCGAACCTGCAGGATTTGGCACCTTCCAAAAATGGGGTTGCCGGGCTTCGTCGGGCCAGTCCCTCTGCCCATCTCGATGAGAGATCGCTTATTCACTGATTTTCCACAGTTCGGTTGGCGATTATAGCATAGTCAATTGCTTGTGACAAATGGCTTTTAGCGCGATTTGGGCAGGTTGCCCAAGTTGGCTCAATGGCGATCAAGCCGAAAGATCGTTGCATCGGGGTTAGTTCTTTGACACAAGCGATCGCGCAAAAGTTCGGCGGCGACTACACTATAGGTGATGCCATTGCCGCCATAGCCCAGCGCCACCAAAATTCGTGGCTGATCGGGCAGATTGTCGATGTAGGGCAGGCCATCGCTGGTTTCGCCAAAAGTGCCAGCCCAACGATAATCGATATGCAGCGGAATATGCGGGAAAAATTGATTAAAACGTTTGGTTAATTTGGCGGCTTTGCGTTCAAGCAAGGCATCGCGTTTAGCAGGCAGATCAATCTGATCATCTTCGCCGCCGATGATCGCCCTCCCTTCGCTGGTGGTACGCAGGTAGACATATGGTCGAGCGCTTTCCCAAATCAAACATTGCTCATACCAGCCACTAAAATCGGTTAATGGCTCGCTGGCAAGTGCATAGCTGCTGCGAAATTTTACCAATTTGGGCTTGATATAGTGTTGAGCTTCATAGCCTGCCGCCAAAATCAAGTATTTGGCATGAATTTGACAACCTGTTTCGGTGGTGACCGTCACGCCAGCGCTATCGGCCTGCCATTCTTTGGCCGCAGTTCGATCAAAGATTTGTACGCCACGTTGCGCTGAATGTTTGAAGATCGCATGGGCTAGTTGAAAGGCATCAACCTCACCCGCATTGTAGGAATACAGCGCCGCCGGAGCGGTAAAACTAAACCGTTCACCAATTGCGCCTTTGTCGAGGTAGTCTAAGTTGAAACCATAAGCTTGACGTAAGGCGAATTCTTGGCGCAATTGTTTGACATGCCAACGGCTACTTGCCAAATATAAACTGGTTTTATGTGAAAAATGGTCTGCTACACCAACCTTCTGTGCTAAATCGGCAACCTTATCAATCGCCTCGCGACACAAGTGATAGGCGCGAACTGCCTGTTGCTCGCCAACCAATTTAACCAATTCAGTCAATGGCGTATCGATTTCATATTGCAGCAAGGCGGTGCTAGCGCTGGTGCTGCCCCCAGCAAGCTCGCGTTTTTCCAGCACCACTGTATCGATATTGGCCTCACTGAGGTAGTGGGCGATCAGCGCTCCGCTAATACCGCCGCCAATCACCACAACCTCACATGTCAAATCATTTTGCAAACGAGGGTAGATAGATAACAAGCCATTTTTGACTGCCCAAAACGGATACCCGCTATTTAAATCCATTGTTTGGCTGCTCCTGATATGTGCGCTTTGGGCAGGCTTTGAGCAAGGGTTATGCCGCTAGATAAAGGGTAATCGTGGCTGATTAATCCTGTGCAACCAAAGAATACATCGCCACAATGCGACCAGCTGGATCGCAGGATTGCTCTTGGAAGCCTAAGGATTGATAGAGGTTGCGGGCGGCATGATTATGTTCGCGATAGCTTAACCAGACCTGATCTACATCTCCTAATGCCGCTACCTCAGCTAAAATCGCCTGCATCGCTGCTCGTCCGTAGCCTTGGCCTTGAAAAGCCTGATCGATCATTAATCGCGCAACCCGATATTGGCCAGTGTTTGGGCTAATTCCATAAACCGCCAAGCCAACCAACGTAGAGGATTGATTTATAAGCGCTCGAACTTGCATAGTGGGATAAAATTGCGCCTCGGCAATTGAATAGAGGTTGGACGCGACGAAATCTTGCTGTTCGGCAGGCAAACTTAATGCGCAACATGCTTGCCAATTATCGCGTGTAACCGGAACTAAGTTGACAATCATCATCGTTTCCTTGATTAATCAGTATTGTTCTGCATTACACCAGAAAACCCTGTTGCAATGCAACAGGGTTTAGGCATGACACATGAACAACTCTAAAAATGATTAATGAGTAAAAGCCTTCAAGGTCAACGCACCGCCAGCTAGTGTCGCGACATTCTCAAAGCCGCTTTGGCGCAAAATCCGGTAGGCGATGTAGCTGCGCATGCCAACCATACAGTGCAAGCGAATTGGCCGCCCTTCGGCTTGGGCTTTGAGGCTTGGAATGGCTGCGCGTAATTCAGCCAGTGGCAGATTAATCGCCTGCGGAATGTGCCAGGCTGCATATTCATCAGGGTTGCGCACATCAACGATCAGCGCATGCTCGGTGATCGCGGGGTATTCCTCGGCATACCAGAATTTCACCGTGCCATCGAGTAGGTTGCTAGCCAAAAATCCGGCCATATTAATTGGATCTTTGGCCGAGCCATAGGGCGGCGCATAGGCCAACTCTAGCTCAGTCAAATCGTGGACGCTCATTTTAGCGCGAATTGCCGTTGCCAAGACATCGATGCGTTTATCGACCCCAGCGCCACCGACGATTTGTGCCCCTAAAATTCTGCCATCGGCAGGGGCAAACAACAGTTTGAGGTGCATTTGTTGGGCATCGGGGTAGTAGCCCGCGTGATCGTTGGGGTGCAAATAGATTTTGTGGTAAGCCCGTTTGGCGCGTTGCAGGCTCTTTTCCGAGGCTCCGGTCATGGCGCAGGTGGTTGTATGCACTTTGACGATTGCCGTGCCTTGGCTGGAATGATAACGGCTGCTGCGCCCAAGCATATGCTCCGCCACGATGCGACCTTGGCGGTTGGCCGGCCCTGCCAGTGCGATCAAGGCTGGTTGCTGCAACACAGTATCTTGCACTTCAATCACATCGCCAGCAGCATAAATCGCTGGGTCGGATGTTTGCAGATGCTGGTTGACGGCGATGCCGCCACGTTCGCCAAGCGTCAGGCCTGCGGCTTGAGCTAATTGGCTGGCTGGTCGCACGCCAACCGCCATAATCACCAAATCGGTTTTAATCTGCCGCCCATCGCTGAGATGTACGGCGATCTGCTGATTGGTTGGTACAAAGCGCTGAGCACTGGCTCCAAGATGCAATTTGACCCCGTGTTGTTGCAGCAAATCAGCAACTTCGCTGACCATCTCATGATCAAATAAAGGCAAAACTTGCTTGGCCAGTTCAACCAACTCGACGGTTAGGCCACGTTGTTGCAAGGCCTCAATCATTTCGAGGCCAATATAACCAGCGCCGATTACCACTGCATGACGTGCGCCATCGGCCAATAATTGATTGATCTGATCAACATCCGGGATGCTACGAACTGTGTGAATTTGCGGTAAATCGCTGCCAGGAATTGGCAATTGCAAGGCTTGGCTGCCGACCGCAATCAACAATTTATCGTAGCGCTCTTGGATTGGCGTGGGCTGTTGGGGTGTTTTGATCGTCACGATTTTTTGCTGGGGATCAATCGCGATCACCTCGTGTTGCAAGCGTAGGTCGAGATTAAAAGTTTGGCGTAGATATTTAGGGCTGGCAACTAAGAGCTTTTCGCGTTCGGCGATTGTGCCAGCGATATGATAAGGCAAGCCACAATTGGCATACGAAACATACTCGCCACGTTCCAACACCACAATCTCGGCATGTTCGTCGAGCCGACGGAGGCGGGTGGCGGCACTCATGCCTGCAGCGACCCCGCCGATAATCACAATTTTCATCACAAGCCTCAAATTTAAATGGCAACATCAATTGCTACTTAATTGATGCAGCTTGCAGCGATTTTGTTACATTCTTCACAACAAGGTTTGGGGTAACGGACGAGCAAGCCAGCATCAACATTAATCATAAAGCGTTTGTGGCTGAAATACGTGATTAGATGGTTGGCGAAAGCGTGCCAATTCGCTACTTGGCGCATAAATGATTCATACGATTGATAATCCATTTTGTCCCCTCACCCCCAGCCCCTCGCCCGCCGCAGTGGGCGAGGGGCTGGGGGTGAGGGAAGACATTCAAAAACCCTGCTGCACTGCAACAGGGTTTCGAGTAGCAAGTAATCGTGATGAATTTTAGAAATGGCGATCGAGCACGTATTCGGCGATTTCACGTAGCAGCTCTTTGGCATCTGATGGCGGAAAGATATCGAGTGCTGCCAAGCCACGTTGGGTAATCTCACGAGCTTGGGCGATCGCTTGATCGATGCCACCAAGCTGTTTCACTTGGCTAATTGCTTGGGTAACTTGCTCATCACTAAGTTGCTCGTATTGGTCAAGCAAGTTGACCAACGGATGCTCGTGATGATCTTTGACCGCCAAGATTAAGGGCAAGGTGATTGTGCCTTCACGTAAATCGTTGCCAGCAGGCTTGCCGAGGGTTTCCTCAGTGCTAACGAAATCGAGAATATCATCGACAATTTGGAAGGCTAAACCAATATCGTAGCCATAACGGGCGGCGGCCTCAATTTCCTCGGGGCTACCACCACCACAAACTACCCCAGCAGCAGCAGCGGCTTCAAACAAAGCGGCGGTTTTACCACCAATTTTGGCATAATATTGTTCGAGGGCTGTTGCCGTGGGGAGCGTCGCCATAACGGGGTGCAATTCAGAAGCTGAAATCGTCATAACCGATTCAGCGAAAATCTGAATCACCCGTGGGTCGGGAGCTAGTGCCATTTCGCCAGCAGCCACCGCAAACAGGTAATCACCAACCATCAATGCTACGCCTTGATCCCATTTGGCATGGACGGTAACTTTGCCCCGGCGGCGGTCGGCATCATCGACTAAATCGTCGTGAACCAAACTGGCTGCATGAATCAACTCGACAGCAGTTGCCGCATGCAAGCTATCGCTCAAACGGTAGCGCCCTAATTGCGACGCAAGCAGAACCATCATGGCCCGTAAACGCTTGCCACCAGAGCTAACAATGTGTTGACCAGCAGCCGTGATCAGCGCCGATTGCGATTCGACTCGCTGCATAATGCGATCTTCGACGGCTTGCAGATCATGGCGTAACGTGCTTGGGATTTCCAATTGTTTTAATGTGTGCGTCATAGCACGCTTCCTACATAAATTCGGTCTTTGTGAAAGTTATCGCGTAGAGCAAAGCATACCCGAAAACGATCCTAGCGTCAACGGATTTGCCGCTGGCTTTAGGCTCGGTTACACTAAGGCCTAGGCTATCTGAGAGCTTTGTGAGAGGTTTTGAAAGCCGCTAGGAGTGTAAGCAATGCTGACCGTTGAAGATATTTTGGCAATTCTGCCGCATCGCCCGCCGTTTCTGTTGGTTGATCGCATCTTGGAGATCGAAGATGGTGTGCGAGCAGTGGGCTTGAAAAATGTCACCATGAACGAGCCTTTTTTCGTGGGCCATTTCCCAGGTCGGCCTGTGATGCCAGGCGTATTGATTGTCGAAGCCCTGGCTCAGGTTGGGGCAGTAATCATTTTGCGCCAGCCCGAGTATGTTGGCAAAATTGTGATGTTTGCTGGGATCGATGATTTTCGGTTTAAGCGCCCAGTGACACCTGGTGATACACTTAAATTAGAAGTAAGCCTTGATAAAATGCGCCGCCGCATTGGCAAAGGCCAAGCTAAGGCCACAGTTGATGGCACAGTGGTTGCCGAAGGTGGGCTAATGTTTGCAATTGTTGATTAAGGATTGGCTTAAAACATTCGCCCACAGAAGGAGTCTGTTGTGGATACGTTCAATGTTGAGCTACGAGATAAGCTCATTCTGGTGGTTGATGATGAACCACGTTTAGTCACATTTATGCGCGTTAACCTCGAAGCCGAGGGTTGTCGCGTAATTAGCGCTGAGAATGGCCGCAAAGCGCTGGAAAAAGTGCGCGAAGATATGCCCGATGCGGTGCTGTTGGATATTATGATGCCTGGCTTGGATGGCTATGAAACCTTGCGCCGCCTACGTGAATTTTCGTCGATTCCAGTGATTTTCCTGACTGCCAAAGACGAAGAGGATGACCGGATTCGCGGCTTGGAGCTTGGCGCTGATGATTATATTGGCAAGCCATTTAGCCATCGTGAGTTGGTCAGCCGCTTGCGGGCAGTACTACGT includes:
- a CDS encoding carbohydrate kinase family protein — translated: MRIVVAGSIAYDYIMVFPGQFKDHILADKVHVLSVSFLVESMKRMRGGTGPNIAYNLALLGERPTVMGTVGEDFSEYRTWLENAGVDTGLIKVIEGDFTASCFINTDLSDNQITAFYPGAMAQAHRQRLPLDGHRPDFVIIAPNDPAAMAQLVIECQTNNIPYLYDPSMQAPRMNGPELLAGCRSAAALIGNDYEFAMMAEKIGCTEEELHQVVGLTVVTKGGEGATIYQNGQVYEIPAAKPTIVADPTGAGDAFRAGFVRGYLAGLPMPVTGRIASLTACYAIEHHGTQEHRHTKAEFMARYEENFGAEPLLAELFG
- the mtnA gene encoding S-methyl-5-thioribose-1-phosphate isomerase codes for the protein MAEVLKTVWWDKVPCLIDQRRLPATLDIVRCEDLNSVIEAIRSMQVRGAPAIGITAAYGMALAAQRSTAQTSSKLLEKLAKAKALLDEARPTAINLAWATQRMLDVAQANQTLEVDQLRQRLLAEAEAIRDQDEAMCRAIGQHGKVLLAQSRNVLTHCNAGGLATAAYGTALAPIRAVHEDGQPIHVWVDETRPFLQGARLTAWELQQAGIDLTLITDNMAAYFMQQGQVDCIIVGSDRIAANGDVANKIGTYGLAVLAKAHNIPLYVAAPTSTIDLQTANGAAIPIEQRSSQEVTHIGQQAIAAAGIKVAHPAFDVTPAHLVTAIITEQGIAYPPFAEHLQTMVEAANAANASQ
- a CDS encoding FAD-dependent oxidoreductase, producing MDLNSGYPFWAVKNGLLSIYPRLQNDLTCEVVVIGGGISGALIAHYLSEANIDTVVLEKRELAGGSTSASTALLQYEIDTPLTELVKLVGEQQAVRAYHLCREAIDKVADLAQKVGVADHFSHKTSLYLASSRWHVKQLRQEFALRQAYGFNLDYLDKGAIGERFSFTAPAALYSYNAGEVDAFQLAHAIFKHSAQRGVQIFDRTAAKEWQADSAGVTVTTETGCQIHAKYLILAAGYEAQHYIKPKLVKFRSSYALASEPLTDFSGWYEQCLIWESARPYVYLRTTSEGRAIIGGEDDQIDLPAKRDALLERKAAKLTKRFNQFFPHIPLHIDYRWAGTFGETSDGLPYIDNLPDQPRILVALGYGGNGITYSVVAAELLRDRLCQRTNPDATIFRLDRH
- a CDS encoding GNAT family N-acetyltransferase produces the protein MMIVNLVPVTRDNWQACCALSLPAEQQDFVASNLYSIAEAQFYPTMQVRALINQSSTLVGLAVYGISPNTGQYRVARLMIDQAFQGQGYGRAAMQAILAEVAALGDVDQVWLSYREHNHAARNLYQSLGFQEQSCDPAGRIVAMYSLVAQD
- a CDS encoding FAD-dependent oxidoreductase, with the translated sequence MKIVIIGGVAAGMSAATRLRRLDEHAEIVVLERGEYVSYANCGLPYHIAGTIAEREKLLVASPKYLRQTFNLDLRLQHEVIAIDPQQKIVTIKTPQQPTPIQERYDKLLIAVGSQALQLPIPGSDLPQIHTVRSIPDVDQINQLLADGARHAVVIGAGYIGLEMIEALQQRGLTVELVELAKQVLPLFDHEMVSEVADLLQQHGVKLHLGASAQRFVPTNQQIAVHLSDGRQIKTDLVIMAVGVRPASQLAQAAGLTLGERGGIAVNQHLQTSDPAIYAAGDVIEVQDTVLQQPALIALAGPANRQGRIVAEHMLGRSSRYHSSQGTAIVKVHTTTCAMTGASEKSLQRAKRAYHKIYLHPNDHAGYYPDAQQMHLKLLFAPADGRILGAQIVGGAGVDKRIDVLATAIRAKMSVHDLTELELAYAPPYGSAKDPINMAGFLASNLLDGTVKFWYAEEYPAITEHALIVDVRNPDEYAAWHIPQAINLPLAELRAAIPSLKAQAEGRPIRLHCMVGMRSYIAYRILRQSGFENVATLAGGALTLKAFTH
- a CDS encoding polyprenyl synthetase family protein; translated protein: MTHTLKQLEIPSTLRHDLQAVEDRIMQRVESQSALITAAGQHIVSSGGKRLRAMMVLLASQLGRYRLSDSLHAATAVELIHAASLVHDDLVDDADRRRGKVTVHAKWDQGVALMVGDYLFAVAAGEMALAPDPRVIQIFAESVMTISASELHPVMATLPTATALEQYYAKIGGKTAALFEAAAAAGVVCGGGSPEEIEAAARYGYDIGLAFQIVDDILDFVSTEETLGKPAGNDLREGTITLPLILAVKDHHEHPLVNLLDQYEQLSDEQVTQAISQVKQLGGIDQAIAQAREITQRGLAALDIFPPSDAKELLREIAEYVLDRHF
- the fabZ gene encoding 3-hydroxyacyl-ACP dehydratase FabZ, which produces MLTVEDILAILPHRPPFLLVDRILEIEDGVRAVGLKNVTMNEPFFVGHFPGRPVMPGVLIVEALAQVGAVIILRQPEYVGKIVMFAGIDDFRFKRPVTPGDTLKLEVSLDKMRRRIGKGQAKATVDGTVVAEGGLMFAIVD